A segment of the Gossypium hirsutum isolate 1008001.06 chromosome D10, Gossypium_hirsutum_v2.1, whole genome shotgun sequence genome:
TAGGGAAACTGATACACCTGAGATATCTCAGTTTGGAGGGAAATAAGGGATTAAAGCAATTGCCTACGACACTGTCGGACTTATGTAACTTGCAAACTCTGAACATCAGGTTGTGCTCAAGTATTCAAGGATTCAAAGTGCCAATCAACTTGAGACATCTTCAAAATGCAGAAACATATGGATGCACATCCATGACATTTGGACTGAAAAGGTCAACTCTTCTACAGACATTAGAGGAGTTTGTAGTTGGCAACCTTTTTGGTGGGGATTTGAGAAAGATATTTATAGGGCGTGAAGTGGGTAGGTCCAACCTTGGTTATTTGGGGAACTTTGCTCATCTTCGAGGAAATCTCAAGATAATAGGACTGGGAGATGTGAGCAGACGAAGTGAAGCAGAGGAAGCTGGACTGTGGAAGAAGACTGGCCTTCGTAATTTGACTTTATCCTTTAATTTCAAGTACAAAGGTAATAGAGTTCTGGAAGGAGCATATGCTCATGAATCATCTGTTCTCGAAGCCTTACAACCACCTCCGTATCTGGAATCTTTGAACATAAATCGCATGAATGGTCCAACCGCTTTCCCTAGTTGGATGGTGTCACTGACCATGCTGAAGAGAGTTAGACTATGGGCCTGTTTTAATTGGAAAACCTTGCCTCCCATGTGGAAGTTGCCAGTCCTTGAACATCTAGAGATATGGGAAATGAAGAATGTGAAAGAAGTGGGCCAAGAATTTATGGGAGCAGAAGCAGAAAAGGGGcaagcatcatcatcatcatcatcatcatcagttaATAACAATATTGCCTTCCC
Coding sequences within it:
- the LOC107916340 gene encoding putative disease resistance protein RGA1, with the protein product MEIVGEEYFDNLAMRSFFQEFETDENDDGIIRCKMHDIVHDFAQLLRKRECYVVASNGIEEQRAEWYHESARHLRVILDHEQAVIPSLLYNAKKLRSLLVDSCPSNSSTLNVSLPRLFDELTCLRMLDLSNKFRRQTSITELPCQIGKLIHLRYLSLEGNKGLKQLPTTLSDLCNLQTLNIRLCSSIQGFKVPINLRHLQNAETYGCTSMTFGLKRSTLLQTLEEFVVGNLFGGDLRKIFIGREVGRSNLGYLGNFAHLRGNLKIIGLGDVSRRSEAEEAGLWKKTGLRNLTLSFNFKYKGNRVLEGAYAHESSVLEALQPPPYLESLNINRMNGPTAFPSWMVSLTMLKRVRLWACFNWKTLPPMWKLPVLEHLEIWEMKNVKEVGQEFMGAEAEKGQASSSSSSSSVNNNIAFPCLKHLKFQSMDGWQEWYYGHLLTTMPLLCSLKINSCLMLKSLPRHLLQKTTLQVLDIFNCPILTERYSRNGTGEDWHYISHIPTITIDGEDVKRDGN